The following DNA comes from Gadus macrocephalus chromosome 5, ASM3116895v1.
CACAGTGCTGCATACCGCCGTGTTCCTGTTCATGATGCTCAACGCGCTGGGGAACTACATCATGACCATCAGATACCCCGCGGAAAGCGCCAACGACCCGATGGTAATCCCGGTGTGCTCACCGGATTGCTCGGACAGGATCGACGCTCACTACCTCCTGAACGGCCGTCATTTCTGCAAGCTGTGTAAGAAGGTGATCCTGAAGAGGGACCACCACTGCTTCTTCACGGGGAACTGCATCGGCAACAGGAACATGCGCTACTTCATCATGTTCTGCATCTACACGTCGTGCACCTGCCTCTACTCGCTGGTCCTCGGAGTGGCCTTTCTCACGGTGGAGTACGACATCTCTTTCGAGAACCCGTTGACCTTTCTgacccttctccccctctccacggGTTACTTCTTCATAGGTAAGTCGTTCACAGCTTTGGTCAATGAACACTAAAGTAGTGGCAGGAGAATTCAAACTTTGGGTTGTAAACGCCTGACGCGTATCAATATTATTACGGGCCATCCCTAATCCATGAATCACGCGACTGCGTCTCATTAGACTGTCATTGAAATGTTGTTCACACGTTCTCCCCCCACCAGGAGGCGTCTCTGGGCTGCAACTGTTCCTGGTCATCATGCTCTACGTTTGGCTCGGCATAGGACTGGTGTGTGCGGGCTTCTGCTGCCAGCAGGTGCTGCTGGTGGCCCGCGGACAGACCTGGTGTCAGCTGCAGCGAGGCACGCTGGTTCAGAGCCGCAGCCCCTGGAGAAGCAACCTCCGCGACGTTTTCGGTACGCGCTGGGGCCTTGGACTCGTCTGGCCCGTGCGGACGGTGGAGACGAGCGCCGAGGCACACGCGAACCCCAAAGCGCACACCGAATGACTCGCGCTAAGAGTCACCGCTCCCCACTAGGTTAAGGACTGTAGGGTATAACGCTTTTGGCGGATATATTAGGCTACATAATCATACGCTGGAATGTTTTTCCACCTGCACAATTCGTCCTTCAGAACCTGTTTGTTAACCAGCCCAGGAACAGCACAATTATTTAGGTTAATTTATGTGGCAAAAGGTACTAAATATAGGCCTTTCTATGTTTTAGAACGCTGGAAATGTTCAGCTATTTTGTTCATGACTTTGTCATGTATTTATCTCCTAGATTAAGTCATTATACATATCCTCACTTGCACTTTCTACGGTATTACTGTTCTTGCTCTTCCCCTGTACATCGGACTGTGAACTTAGGTCATAGCTGTTTGTGATAGGCCTGGTAGACCCCACCCTAGGTCTGGTGTTAGAAGATGAGAGAAGAGCAGGCCCATTGAATCAAAGACTGGACAGCCTCATGTGACGGTTACATGCATTTAGGGGTATTTTCTACAGGGTGTTGCTCTCCAATCAGTCAAGACATATCTGCTAGGCTACTGCAGCTGAGAcaattattaatataaatattttactaTTTTTCCACGATTCTCCATGTGCCAAATATAACTAAGGTTTTTCAGACAGGCTGTTGGGCAACATCATTACACGCTACACATATTGTAGATGCATAGTGTCAATCTTTTTGATTAAGAAACTGTTTAGATTGATACCAATCTGTATTATTGTAACATCTGTTATAATCGCATAATGCCCAGGATGTAACGAAGACctaattcattcattaattgaaTACACCAACTTCAGTGTTATAGTGGACAATTACATTGTATTTTTGTAACCAATAAGTTTTACCTTAACAACAAAGGGAACACGTTTGTTAAGAACTGTGGGGCAGCTAGATCAAAAGGTTTAGCATCGTCTGCAGAACCGTTTAATAAGAAGTGTGTCTTTAGACCCTttgcactgtactgtagctacatAAGTAGCAGTAATCTTAAAGGGAACATCATCATCCATTTAGGGGACAATGGGGACAATTTTTGAATAGGGGACAAAAGGTATTAAGAActgtctttctctgctttgAAGAAGAAATAGAGGATGTCCCATAGCGTTATCCTAATAAAATATGAAACCATACTTGTATCTATTGTTAGTGTTATTCACACTGCTTATTATTCTTCACATTATCTCTCAGATTGTTATTCAGTATAAGCAAGGAGCAACAATACAGAACTGCTTTAACCACGAACCTTCAAAGTAAGagcatctttttttaaatgtttacttATTACATTTTGATTTAGCCACTAAGAACAGGAAAAGTGATAAGATCTCTTATCTTAGACTATACACTTAAATTAGACTATGAGCAGATACACAGACATTGTCGAAGGCGCATGATCCTGGACCGAATGAACAGATCAAATGTCTTCCTGCCTTCTaaaacgctttttttttttctgaacaaTCTGAAATAAGTAACATTAAATGTTTTGAATTCTGTTTCTCTTCGGATGGTTAGCATCACAAGCTACTACATAATATCACACACGGTCAAGCTTTAATCTCTACAGAGGCAAATTGTTCAACCAGATCTAATTCATGCGTCACTACGCGTTTGACATCATATTCTTCATGTAGCTTTAGTCTCTCGTCAATagattgaaaaataaaatcatAAATAAAGTAACATcaacaatataaacaatattcAGTAAGTCAGCCCTCTACAGTTCCAAGACTTCAGTAGTCTATGTATCTCATAATAAGCAAAACAGAAAGACAACATCACCTGTATGAAACAAGTTCGGCTGAACAAAACTCGACTGTACTCCATAAATACCTTCTCTACTAGAGTCCTGTTCAAACCCTTCAGGGTCGCCCTACTTACCTCCTTGATGGTAAGGTAAGGCATGCATTCACTGCTTGCTCACCTGGGAGGCCAGTAGCCCTATCGCCTACGATACGTGCAATTCCGTACCAGCGAAAGGGCAAATTGCTAACAAGCAAGGGCTCCTAAAAGAAAGCCCCACTCATTCTGTGCTTTATGCTGCCGCTTTCCTCCATCTACCTGTACCTCACACAGGGATGCCCTGCAGGGCTCCCCCTAGC
Coding sequences within:
- the zdhhc22 gene encoding palmitoyltransferase ZDHHC22; this translates as MLARMLRLRLLNAVAPAYFFTATAVTFILHFGFFLPTIFPSSGSESPLKGSTVLHTAVFLFMMLNALGNYIMTIRYPAESANDPMVIPVCSPDCSDRIDAHYLLNGRHFCKLCKKVILKRDHHCFFTGNCIGNRNMRYFIMFCIYTSCTCLYSLVLGVAFLTVEYDISFENPLTFLTLLPLSTGYFFIGGVSGLQLFLVIMLYVWLGIGLVCAGFCCQQVLLVARGQTWCQLQRGTLVQSRSPWRSNLRDVFGTRWGLGLVWPVRTVETSAEAHANPKAHTE